The Glandiceps talaboti chromosome 1, keGlaTala1.1, whole genome shotgun sequence genome has a segment encoding these proteins:
- the LOC144432743 gene encoding kelch-like protein 12, whose product MATSATCNKGTCMSPQKSIFSNSHAKEILTTMNNLRKSGTLCDVILSVEGIDFPVHRIVLAACSDYFCAMFTNEMSEKQKSSIELQGLNADTMEVLLDFVYTETVNVTVENVQELLPAACLLQLKGVKRACSEFLENQLDPTNCLGIKKFAETHTCADLLRAAETFSYKYFSEVVQQEEFMALSKDEMKNLIESDDVQVTTEEPVFEAVLNWVKHDEVNRKEYLPELLSFVRLPLLSPKYLTDIVDTEVLIRSSLDCRDLVDEAKRFHLRPECRTEMHGPRTTPRTGSDERLVVVGGFGTQQSPVANVEEFDPKSQSWRFLPNLTKKRRYVAVASLGSKLYVIGGFDGLSRLNTVEYLDYNAEDDGWNTVAPMNVRRGLAGVAVLGDIIYVAGGFDGIIRHRSLERYDPHIDQWSVLAEMETGREGAGLVVANGMLYCIGGYDGVNILKSVEKYDLATNQWSTASSMVTRRSGAGVALLNDMIYVVGGYDGSTHLASVECYNPRADSWSMITGMTMPRCYVGAAVMKGKLYAIAGYDGSALLNSVECYDPMIDKWDLLPPMTIQRCDAGVTIMRKT is encoded by the exons ATGGCGACATCGGCGACCTGTAATAAGGGTACTTGTATGTCACCACAGAAGAGCATATTCAGTAACAGTCATGCCAAGGAGATACTGACTACCATGAACAATCTACGTAAAAGTGGTACACTGTGTGATGTCATACTCTCTGTGGAGGGAATTGATTTCCCAGTTCACAGGATAGTACTAGCAGCATGCAGTGATTATTTTTGTGCAATGTTTACAAATGAG ATGAGTGAGAAACAAAAATCGTCAATAGAACTACAGGGCCTAAATGCTGACACTATGGAAGTCCTGCTTGATTTTGTCTACACAGAAACTGTGAATGTGACAGTTGAAAATGTACAAGAACTACTGCCAGCTGCTTGTTTACTGCAATTGAAAG GAGTGAAAAGAGCTTGCAGTGAATTTTTAGAAAACCAACTTGATCCTACAAATTGTCTAGGTATTAAAAAGTTTGCAGAGACACACACATGTGCTGATTTACTAAGAGCTGCAGAAACTTTTAGCTACAAATATTTCTCTGAAGTTGTACAACAAGAAGAGTTTATGGCTCTAAGTAAAGATGAAATGAAGAATCTAATTGAAAGTGATGATGTCCAG GTAACAACAGAAGAGCCGGTTTTTGAGGCAGTATTAAACTGGGTGAAACACGATGAAGTCAATCGTAAAGAGTACCTACCTGAGTTGTTGTCTTTTGTCAGACTTCCATTATTATCACCTAAATATCTAACAGATATAGTAGATACTGAG GTGCTAATCAGGAGTAGCCTAGATTGCAGAGATCTTGTTGATGAAGCTAAAAGGTTTCACTTGAGACCAGAGTGCAGAACTGAAATGCATGGCCCAAGAACAACTCCCAGGACAG GATCTGATGAGAGACTAGTGGTAGTTGGTGGTTTTGGTACACAGCAATCACCAGTAGCTAATGTTGAAGAGTTTGATCCTAAAAGTCAATCCTGGCGATTCCTACCT AATTTGACAAAGAAGAGGAGATACGTAGCTGTAGCATCCCTTGGTAGTAAACTTTACGTCATTGGTGGTTTTGATGGACTCTCCAGACTAAATACAGTAGAATATTTAGATTACAATGCAGAGGATGATGGATGGAATACTGTAGCACCCATGAATGTTAGGAGAGGACTGGCTGGGGTAGCAGTACTTGGAG ATATTATTTATGTAGCTGGTGGTTTTGATGGCATCATACGACACCGCTCACTTGAACGCTATGACCCCCATATAGACCAATGGAGTGTCCTAGCTGAAATGGAGACTGGTAGAGAAGGAGCAGGATTGGTTGTAGCAAATGGAATGCTCTATTGTATAGGAGGGTATGATGGAGTGAATATACTGAAATCGGTAGAAAAATATGATCTTGCCACAAATCAGTGGTCGACAGCTAGTTCTATGGTTACTAGAAGATCTG GAGCTGGAGTTGCATTGCTGAATGACATGATTTATGTAGTTGGTGGTTATGATGGGTCAACACATCTTGCCTCAGTGGAATGCTACAACCCAAGAGCAGACAGCTGGTCTATGATTACAGGAATGACTATGCCACGGTGCTACGTTGGTGCTGCTGTCATGAAGGGTAAACTGTATGCCATTGCAGG GTATGATGGAAGTGCGTTACTGAATAGTGTTGAATGTTATGACCCAATGATAGACAAATGGGACCTACTACCACCAATGACGATACAGAGATGTGATGCAGGGGTTACTATTATGAGAAAAACATGA